The Streptomyces sp. NBC_01689 genome includes a window with the following:
- the pdxR gene encoding MocR-like pyridoxine biosynthesis transcription factor PdxR — translation MTPSGTGHGEALGPSPDAGGTAGRESWTAAWELLLPTASAPARARGRALQAALREAVRTGRLAPGTRLPSSRELAVDLGVSRGLVTEAYEQLTAEGYLRSGRGAGTWVGDAVRAARPTAVDLAPRPAGVRADFLPGTPDLSLFPRAAWAGARRGVLAELPHHALGYPDPRGLPRLRTAVAELLVRRRGVVADPERVVVVSGVAQAMTLLGCALHALGIRTVGVEDPGSPEHAALFAAAAVGTVPLPLDGDGTAMGPLRASGVRALVTTPSHQFPSGIAYSARRRAELLDWARSVDGLVIEDDYDGDFRYDRSPVGALQGLDPERVAYTGSVSKSLAPGLRLGWLLVPASLAAEVVARKRTMDLGNPVVDQALLARFVERGDYDRQLRRCRRAYQERRDTLVSALAEHLPGTEVSGIAAGLHVIAALPERYGPSDAFLPRAAAAGVAVRPLSDYERAVRTGGLRLVLGYAHRSPGQLREGVRLLAEAARDGTAG, via the coding sequence ATGACGCCATCGGGGACCGGTCACGGCGAGGCGCTCGGGCCGTCCCCGGATGCCGGCGGGACGGCGGGCCGAGAGTCCTGGACCGCGGCCTGGGAACTGCTCCTGCCGACCGCCTCGGCGCCCGCACGCGCGCGTGGCCGCGCGCTGCAGGCCGCGTTGCGGGAGGCGGTGCGTACGGGACGGCTGGCGCCCGGCACCCGGCTGCCGTCCAGCCGTGAACTGGCCGTCGATCTGGGGGTGTCACGGGGTCTGGTCACCGAGGCGTACGAGCAGTTGACGGCGGAGGGTTACCTGCGCAGCGGCCGGGGCGCGGGGACCTGGGTCGGCGACGCCGTCCGGGCGGCCCGCCCGACGGCCGTCGACCTGGCCCCGCGTCCGGCCGGGGTGCGCGCCGACTTCCTTCCCGGCACGCCGGATCTGTCCCTGTTCCCGCGGGCCGCCTGGGCCGGTGCCCGGCGCGGGGTGCTCGCCGAACTACCGCACCACGCACTGGGTTACCCGGACCCCCGTGGTCTGCCCCGGCTGCGCACCGCCGTCGCGGAACTGCTCGTGCGCCGCCGCGGCGTGGTCGCGGACCCGGAGCGCGTCGTCGTGGTGTCCGGGGTCGCGCAGGCGATGACACTGCTGGGATGCGCGCTCCACGCGCTCGGGATCCGCACCGTCGGGGTGGAGGACCCCGGCAGTCCCGAACACGCCGCCCTGTTCGCCGCGGCGGCGGTCGGCACCGTACCGCTGCCCCTGGACGGGGACGGGACCGCCATGGGACCGCTGAGGGCGTCGGGCGTACGGGCACTGGTGACGACGCCTTCCCACCAGTTCCCCTCGGGGATCGCGTACTCCGCACGGCGCCGTGCCGAACTCCTCGACTGGGCACGCTCGGTGGACGGGCTGGTGATCGAGGACGACTACGACGGGGACTTCCGCTACGACCGGTCCCCGGTGGGCGCGCTCCAGGGACTCGATCCCGAACGGGTCGCCTACACGGGGTCGGTCAGCAAGTCCCTCGCGCCCGGCCTGCGGCTCGGCTGGCTGCTCGTACCGGCGTCGCTCGCCGCGGAGGTCGTCGCACGCAAACGCACCATGGACCTGGGGAACCCCGTCGTCGACCAGGCGCTCCTGGCACGGTTCGTGGAACGGGGCGACTACGACCGGCAGTTGCGCCGCTGCCGGCGCGCCTACCAGGAACGGCGCGACACCCTCGTCTCGGCCCTGGCGGAACACCTTCCCGGCACGGAGGTGTCCGGGATCGCGGCGGGGCTGCACGTCATCGCCGCGCTTCCCGAGCGGTACGGGCCGTCCGACGCGTTCCTGCCGCGGGCCGCCGCGGCCGGGGTGGCCGTGCGTCCGCTCTCGGACTACGAACGCGCCGTGCGGACGGGCGGCCTGCGGCTGGTCCTCGGTTACGCCCACCGGTCCCCCGGGCAGCTCCGCGAAGGGGTCCGGCTGCTGGCGGAGGCGGCACGGGACGGGACGGCCGGGTGA
- a CDS encoding alpha/beta fold hydrolase, producing MSATVSFNLPSANGPRTVTMSYTRVGSGEPLLLLHGIGHHRQAWDPVVHILAAEREVIAVDLPGFGASPALPDGLTHDLGTVVPVLGALCEALELDRPHVAGNSLGGLLALELGREKLVRSVTALSPAGFWTTAERRYAFAVLLAMRQGARRLPLPAVERLARTAAGRAALTSTIYARPGRRSPEAVVAETLALAHAEGFAETLRAGVAVRFTDDVPGLPVTVAWGTRDRLLVRRQGVRAKQIIPRARLVRLPGCGHVPMNDDPALVARVILDGSR from the coding sequence ATGTCCGCCACGGTCTCCTTCAACCTCCCCTCCGCGAACGGCCCCAGGACCGTGACGATGTCCTACACGCGCGTGGGCTCCGGAGAACCGCTGCTCCTGCTGCACGGCATCGGCCACCACCGGCAGGCCTGGGACCCGGTCGTCCACATCCTGGCCGCCGAGCGCGAGGTCATCGCCGTCGACCTGCCGGGTTTCGGCGCGTCCCCCGCGCTGCCCGACGGGCTCACGCACGATCTCGGCACGGTGGTGCCGGTGCTCGGCGCGCTGTGCGAGGCGCTGGAGCTGGACCGGCCGCATGTGGCGGGGAATTCGCTGGGCGGGCTCCTGGCCCTGGAGCTGGGCCGCGAGAAGCTCGTACGGTCCGTCACCGCGCTGTCGCCCGCGGGTTTCTGGACGACGGCCGAGCGCCGGTACGCCTTCGCGGTCCTGCTGGCGATGCGGCAGGGTGCGCGGCGCCTGCCGCTTCCCGCCGTCGAGCGCCTCGCGCGCACAGCCGCCGGGCGGGCCGCCCTCACCAGCACCATCTACGCACGGCCCGGCCGCCGTTCACCCGAGGCCGTCGTCGCCGAGACCCTCGCGCTGGCCCACGCCGAGGGATTCGCCGAGACGCTGCGGGCCGGTGTCGCCGTCCGGTTCACGGACGACGTCCCGGGGCTGCCCGTCACCGTGGCCTGGGGCACCCGGGACCGGCTGCTGGTGCGCCGTCAGGGGGTCCGGGCCAAGCAGATCATCCCGCGGGCCCGGCTGGTGCGGCTGCCCGGCTGCGGACACGTCCCGATGAACGACGACCCGGCGCTCGTCGCCCGCGTCATCCTCGACGGCAGCCGCTGA
- a CDS encoding RNA polymerase sigma-70 factor, with product MTTDTATEVFEEHRSVLMGVAYRMLGRVADAEDVVQEAWLRWSGADRGEIREPRGYLVRVTTRLAIDRLRQVQSRHEAYVGPWLPEPYVTDFGDAVEDTAERAVLADSVSLAVLVVLESLSPLERAVFVLREAFGFPYAEIAAVLDRGEPAVRQLATRARKHVGERRPRYEVDPAERRDLTERFLAAAAEGDLEGLMSLLAPDVRLVGDSGGLSKAPLRVIESADKVGRFLLGVARKGAAGLSFRLLEVNGGAAVLALSGSEPDSVLQLDVVDGRIRCVYIVRNPEKLVSLSAR from the coding sequence GTGACCACCGACACCGCGACCGAGGTCTTCGAAGAGCACCGTTCCGTCCTCATGGGCGTCGCCTACCGCATGCTCGGGCGGGTGGCGGACGCGGAGGACGTCGTCCAGGAGGCCTGGCTCCGCTGGTCGGGCGCGGACCGCGGCGAGATCCGCGAACCGCGCGGCTATCTCGTGCGCGTCACGACCCGGCTCGCCATCGACCGGCTGCGCCAGGTGCAGTCGCGCCACGAGGCGTACGTGGGCCCGTGGCTCCCCGAGCCGTACGTCACCGACTTCGGGGACGCCGTCGAGGACACCGCCGAGCGGGCCGTGCTCGCCGACTCCGTCTCGCTCGCCGTCCTCGTCGTCCTGGAGTCCCTGTCCCCGCTGGAACGCGCGGTGTTCGTGCTCAGGGAGGCCTTCGGCTTCCCGTACGCGGAGATCGCCGCGGTCCTGGACCGCGGCGAACCGGCGGTGCGGCAGCTCGCCACGCGGGCCCGCAAGCACGTCGGGGAGCGGCGCCCGCGCTACGAGGTGGACCCGGCCGAACGCCGTGACCTGACCGAACGGTTCCTCGCCGCGGCGGCGGAGGGTGACCTGGAGGGACTGATGTCCCTGCTGGCCCCGGACGTCCGGCTGGTCGGCGACAGCGGTGGCCTGTCCAAGGCGCCGCTGCGGGTCATCGAGTCGGCCGACAAGGTGGGCCGCTTCCTCCTCGGTGTCGCTCGGAAGGGCGCCGCCGGCCTCTCGTTCCGTCTTCTGGAGGTCAACGGCGGCGCGGCGGTGCTGGCCCTGTCCGGTTCCGAGCCCGACAGCGTCCTCCAACTCGACGTCGTGGACGGCCGGATCCGCTGCGTCTACATCGTGCGCAACCCCGAGAAGCTGGTGTCCCTGAGCGCCCGGTAG
- a CDS encoding GntR family transcriptional regulator, producing MGTTQLETVPEPKYWHLRTVLSEALDSEFSVGEILPNERDLAARFGVARATLRQALEQLELEGRLQRRRGVGTTVAPPRVGVAVGSEQHVWPGAPGDAWQPTDCVTAAPPAAVADALETGHEVPVHTVRRTRGTHGQPVAAELLYVPAASVPDLSAIDAPAGAARARAVLRELQRLDLDGQDRAVELGSVGADDAKELDRLPGAPVLVVTTRFYALGRTAAVSVATYRADTCRLTFGDSGGVEIHHDPERRAS from the coding sequence GTGGGGACCACGCAGTTGGAAACGGTGCCGGAACCGAAGTACTGGCATCTCAGGACGGTGCTCAGCGAGGCACTGGACTCCGAGTTCTCGGTGGGCGAGATCCTGCCCAACGAGCGGGACCTCGCGGCCAGGTTCGGGGTCGCCCGGGCCACCTTGCGCCAGGCACTCGAACAGCTCGAACTCGAAGGGCGTCTGCAGCGCCGCCGCGGGGTGGGCACCACCGTGGCACCGCCGCGCGTGGGCGTGGCCGTCGGTTCCGAGCAGCACGTGTGGCCGGGCGCGCCCGGCGACGCCTGGCAGCCCACGGACTGTGTGACGGCGGCTCCGCCCGCCGCGGTGGCCGACGCCCTGGAGACGGGCCACGAGGTGCCGGTGCACACCGTCCGCCGCACCCGGGGCACGCACGGCCAGCCGGTCGCCGCCGAACTGCTGTACGTCCCGGCGGCCTCGGTGCCGGACCTGTCGGCGATAGACGCGCCCGCGGGGGCGGCACGGGCGCGTGCCGTGCTGCGCGAACTGCAGCGCCTCGACCTGGACGGACAGGACCGCGCCGTCGAGCTCGGCTCGGTCGGTGCGGACGACGCCAAGGAACTGGACCGGCTGCCCGGGGCACCCGTCCTCGTGGTCACGACCCGGTTCTACGCGCTCGGGCGCACCGCGGCGGTCTCCGTCGCCACGTACCGCGCCGACACCTGCCGGCTGACCTTCGGGGACTCCGGCGGCGTGGAGATCCACCACGACCCGGAGCGCCGGGCCTCCTGA
- a CDS encoding ROK family transcriptional regulator — protein sequence MGRLTGGDPSLLRRINSAVVLHALRATDCATLTEVTRVTGLSRPTVEGVVEGLIEAGLVVEKAAEEGAARRQGRPARRFRFRAEAGHLLGLEIGPHRVAVLLADLDGRVLGGLSKEVDETAPADERLDRLRTAVAELLRRAGVARSSLRAVGVGSPGIVEADGTVRLGTALPDWTGLRLGERLSRSFKCPVLVENDANAAAVAEHWKGSATESDDVVFVLAGLSPGAGSLIGGRLHRGYGGAAGEIGALHLLGSEATPEALLSTTDEPLHPLDEQAVAEVFALAKGGDQRARAAVDRFIQRLVHDVAALALALDPELVVIGGWAAGLDGVLEPLQRELARYCLRPPKVTLSLLGEAAIATGALRLALDHVEEQLFAVEGTVTARR from the coding sequence TTGGGGCGGCTGACCGGCGGGGACCCTTCTCTGCTGCGAAGGATCAATTCCGCGGTGGTGCTGCACGCGCTGCGGGCCACGGACTGCGCGACGCTCACCGAGGTGACCCGGGTGACCGGACTGTCGCGGCCGACGGTCGAGGGCGTCGTCGAAGGGCTGATCGAGGCCGGACTCGTCGTCGAGAAGGCGGCCGAGGAGGGCGCCGCCCGGCGCCAGGGCCGCCCGGCACGCCGGTTCAGGTTCCGGGCCGAGGCGGGACATCTGCTGGGGCTGGAGATCGGCCCGCACCGGGTCGCGGTGCTCCTGGCCGACCTGGACGGGCGGGTACTGGGCGGACTCTCCAAGGAGGTCGACGAGACGGCACCGGCCGACGAGCGGCTCGACCGGCTGCGGACGGCGGTCGCCGAGCTGCTGCGCCGGGCCGGGGTCGCCCGCAGCTCCCTGCGCGCGGTGGGCGTCGGAAGCCCCGGGATCGTCGAGGCGGACGGCACCGTACGGCTGGGCACCGCGTTGCCGGACTGGACGGGGCTGCGGCTGGGCGAGCGGCTGAGCCGTTCCTTCAAGTGCCCGGTGCTGGTGGAGAACGACGCCAACGCGGCGGCGGTGGCCGAGCACTGGAAGGGTTCGGCCACCGAGTCGGACGACGTGGTGTTCGTGCTGGCCGGGCTGAGCCCCGGCGCCGGTTCACTGATCGGCGGGCGGCTGCACCGGGGTTACGGGGGCGCGGCCGGGGAGATCGGGGCGCTGCACCTGCTGGGGAGCGAGGCGACGCCCGAGGCGCTGCTGTCGACCACGGACGAGCCGCTGCACCCGCTCGACGAACAGGCCGTCGCCGAGGTCTTCGCGCTCGCCAAGGGCGGCGACCAGCGGGCCCGCGCGGCGGTCGACCGGTTCATCCAGCGGCTCGTGCACGACGTGGCGGCCCTCGCCCTCGCGCTCGATCCCGAACTCGTCGTGATCGGGGGCTGGGCGGCCGGTCTGGACGGCGTACTGGAGCCGCTGCAGCGGGAGTTGGCCCGCTACTGCCTGCGTCCTCCCAAGGTGACGCTCTCGCTGCTGGGCGAGGCCGCCATCGCGACGGGCGCGCTGCGGCTCGCTCTCGACCATGTCGAGGAGCAGTTGTTCGCGGTGGAGGGAACCGTGACGGCCCGCCGCTGA
- a CDS encoding response regulator transcription factor has translation MPVTVLLVDDEPLVRAGLRVVLESQPDIEVVGEAADGAAVIPLVRRLRPDVVAMDVRMPLMDGIEATRAVLRTVEDPPKILVVTTFENDEYVYEALRAGADGLLLKRARPAEIVHAVRLVAEGESLLFPSSVRQLAASYGNGTASPAARKAMERAALTEREADVLRLMARGLSNAEIAARLVVGTETVKSHVSAVLAKLGARDRTQAVIAAYESGFVAPG, from the coding sequence ATGCCGGTCACCGTTCTGCTCGTCGACGACGAACCCCTCGTACGGGCCGGGCTGCGCGTCGTCCTGGAGTCCCAGCCGGACATCGAGGTCGTCGGAGAGGCGGCGGACGGTGCCGCGGTGATTCCGCTGGTGCGGCGGCTGCGGCCGGACGTCGTCGCCATGGACGTCCGGATGCCGCTGATGGACGGCATCGAGGCCACCCGCGCGGTGCTGCGGACCGTCGAGGACCCCCCGAAGATCCTGGTGGTGACGACGTTCGAGAACGACGAGTACGTCTACGAGGCGCTGCGCGCGGGCGCCGACGGTTTACTGCTGAAGCGGGCGCGGCCGGCCGAGATCGTGCACGCCGTACGACTGGTGGCGGAGGGCGAGTCACTGCTCTTCCCCTCCTCCGTGCGGCAGTTGGCGGCCTCCTACGGCAACGGCACGGCAAGTCCCGCGGCACGGAAGGCGATGGAACGAGCCGCGCTGACCGAACGGGAGGCGGACGTCCTGCGCCTGATGGCACGCGGGCTGTCGAACGCCGAGATCGCGGCACGGCTGGTCGTCGGCACCGAGACGGTGAAGTCGCATGTCAGTGCCGTCCTGGCGAAACTGGGCGCCCGGGACCGCACTCAGGCGGTGATCGCGGCGTACGAGTCGGGGTTCGTCGCCCCGGGCTGA
- a CDS encoding sensor histidine kinase, protein MARLMRPLLRGTTYTRLLHLWVPMLFVSVWLFIDMSKPWVPAALLVPVGLIPAVRRGEGVQARHMLARDSEDTAISVTPSATWRDRGRTVLWLEARMALGAAACVLTVWAPMTTVDVLRAAWGPVDGPIVSVAAPHWAYALLAPLPLLVLYGGVVGLGELTTAVARRLLGPSPAERLTALEERTEQLLERTRIARELHDSIGHALTVAVVQAGAARAAGDPAFTDRALGAIEDTGRAALEDLERVLAVLREPGRPASGRPTLTEAGRLLDSARASGAEVDAEMTGPLDSVPGPVSREGYRILQESLTNVLRHAGGVPVRVRIAVDGGSLGLEVRSPLRGDVPGPGRGSGLRGIRERAALLGGRARTGPDEGDWQVRVDLPLR, encoded by the coding sequence GCCCATGCTGTTCGTCAGCGTGTGGCTGTTCATCGACATGTCGAAGCCCTGGGTGCCCGCGGCGCTGCTGGTCCCGGTGGGGCTGATCCCGGCGGTGCGGCGCGGCGAGGGGGTGCAGGCCCGCCACATGCTGGCGCGCGACAGCGAGGACACCGCGATCTCGGTCACGCCCTCGGCCACCTGGCGGGACCGGGGGCGGACCGTGCTGTGGCTGGAGGCGCGGATGGCGCTGGGCGCGGCGGCCTGCGTGCTCACCGTCTGGGCGCCGATGACCACCGTCGACGTGCTCAGGGCGGCCTGGGGCCCGGTGGACGGCCCGATCGTGTCGGTGGCCGCTCCGCACTGGGCGTACGCGCTCCTCGCCCCGCTGCCCCTGCTCGTCCTCTACGGGGGCGTGGTCGGCCTCGGTGAGCTGACCACCGCCGTCGCGCGCCGGCTGCTCGGCCCGTCCCCCGCCGAGCGGCTGACCGCCCTCGAGGAGCGCACCGAACAGCTTCTGGAGCGCACTCGCATCGCCCGTGAACTGCACGACTCGATCGGCCACGCGCTGACGGTGGCGGTGGTGCAGGCGGGTGCCGCGCGGGCCGCCGGCGACCCCGCGTTCACCGACCGGGCCCTCGGTGCCATCGAGGACACCGGCCGGGCCGCCCTGGAGGATCTGGAACGGGTGCTGGCCGTCCTGCGCGAGCCGGGACGCCCGGCGAGCGGCAGACCGACGCTGACCGAGGCGGGCCGGCTCCTGGACTCGGCGCGCGCGTCGGGGGCGGAGGTCGACGCCGAGATGACCGGTCCGCTGGACTCCGTTCCGGGGCCGGTGTCCCGCGAGGGATACCGCATCCTGCAGGAGTCCCTCACCAACGTGCTGCGGCACGCGGGCGGGGTGCCGGTCCGGGTGCGCATCGCGGTGGACGGCGGCAGCCTCGGTCTGGAGGTCCGCAGTCCGCTGCGCGGGGACGTGCCGGGGCCCGGCCGGGGCAGCGGACTGCGCGGGATACGGGAGCGGGCGGCACTGCTCGGCGGCCGGGCGCGGACCGGACCCGACGAGGGTGACTGGCAGGTGCGCGTGGACCTGCCGTTGCGCTGA